One region of Aminobacterium colombiense DSM 12261 genomic DNA includes:
- a CDS encoding LamB/YcsF family protein, with product MFSVDLNSDLGESFGVYVLGHDEDVMKSITSANIACGFHAGDPQVMLKTVQEAVVKGVAVGAHPGYPDLMGFGRREMACSPDEVYAYCLYQIGAIQAACKVYGIPLQHVKPHGAMYNQLAKNPALAEAVARAVRDGGEGLILLGLAGTCFEKAASEAEIPFAVEAFADRAYQSDGTLVPRKQPGAVIHDIELAASRVVRMVKEGVVEAIDGTLVPLRPHSICLHGDTQGAVAMAAAIWEILVQEGISIQNIKEVLGI from the coding sequence TGTTCTGGGGCATGATGAAGATGTTATGAAAAGCATCACTTCCGCTAATATTGCATGCGGATTCCATGCTGGTGATCCTCAAGTGATGTTAAAGACAGTCCAGGAGGCTGTAGTAAAAGGCGTTGCAGTGGGAGCTCATCCAGGTTATCCGGATCTTATGGGATTTGGACGGAGAGAAATGGCTTGTTCTCCAGATGAAGTGTATGCCTATTGTCTTTATCAGATAGGGGCAATACAAGCTGCATGCAAGGTCTATGGAATACCTCTTCAGCATGTTAAGCCTCATGGCGCCATGTACAATCAGTTAGCTAAGAATCCAGCCCTGGCTGAAGCCGTAGCCCGTGCTGTTCGGGACGGAGGGGAAGGGCTAATACTTCTCGGTCTAGCTGGCACTTGTTTTGAAAAAGCAGCCAGTGAAGCAGAAATCCCCTTCGCTGTCGAAGCCTTTGCAGACAGGGCCTACCAGTCAGATGGCACTCTTGTTCCACGGAAGCAGCCAGGGGCGGTTATTCATGATATTGAACTGGCAGCAAGCCGGGTTGTCCGGATGGTTAAAGAAGGTGTTGTGGAGGCTATTGATGGAACACTTGTTCCCCTAAGGCCTCATTCTATATGTCTTCATGGAGACACTCAAGGGGCAGTGGCCATGGCTGCTGCTATTTGGGAGATTCTTGTTCAAGAGGGCATTTCGATTCAAAATATCAAGGAGGTTCTTGGGATATGA